The nucleotide sequence CGAGGAGCCGATAACTGTCGTCGAGGGCGAGGGGTGGGCCGCCGTCGCCGAGGCGGACCTCGTCGCCGAAAATATGGTCGACCGACGCTCGAAGGCCGAGCAGGAGGGGCTAGAGATACTCGGGGAGGCCCCGCCGGTGTCTGACCGAGAGAAACACGACCTCGTCGAGATCGACGCCGCCCCGGTGGCTTACGGCGAGCGGTGAGAGAAAGACTAACGTCATTAGAGGGTACTACTGTCGTAACATAATGAGCACACTAAACGTCAAAGTCCCCGACGAAATGGAGGAGGACATTCAGGCCTTTCTCGAGGAGCACCCCCACTACCTGAATAAGAGTGAATTGGTCCGTGACGCGCTCCGGCACCTGATAGAATCCCCCCGACTGTCGGCTCGGGCTCGAGAGGATATTCGTATAAGCCGCGAGCAGATCGACGCCGGCGACACGGTCGCCCTCGAGGACCTCGAATGAAGGACGGCGTAGGTGTGTTGAGTCGCTTATATCGCGGGCGTGAGACGGGGCGGATATGACCGAGGTACTGCTATCGGAACGGGCGCGGGATCGGTTGTCGGACCTCGAAACCGAGATTCAAGAGCGGATCAAAGACGCCCTCCGGGAGCTCAATCCCGACCGGGACCTCTCGCGGCTGTCGGGCGAGGACGTGTATAAGCTCCGGGTGGGGGACTATCGGGTGATCGCCGATTGGGACCGCGAGGAGGGGAAAGTGTACGTCCTAACCGTGGGGCACCGGCGGAACATCTACGACCGCGACTGGTAGAATTCAGTTATCATCATCTGGCGGGTGAGCTAACCAGGCGATCCCGCCGAACAACCCCACGAAAAGCCCTCGGGCCAACGCCTGTGAGAGAAACCAACTATCCTGAAAGAGATAGAATTCATACAATTTATTCAGCATAGCGAAAGCGAACGCTAGCGCGATTAGAATAAAAACGACTGAGACGACTTTTCGGGTTGTCTGTGTGAATCCCATAATTATCACCTGGGGACGAGGTGGCTGTAAATCTGGTCCGTCGTTTGACGGTTTGCGTGACGTAACCGGAGCTGGACGTCCTCGAGGCGGTCGCCCTCGACTTGGATAATCCGATAGGCGACCGAGTGACGCAACGTATGGGGCGTAACGTCCTCGGGATCGCCGACGCCCCCGCCGGCGACGTGAGGGTGAATCTCGGCCTCGACGGCGAGCTTCTCAATCAATCGCTGGAGCGAACGGGTTGATAGACGGTCGCTCGACCGAGTGGGGAATAGCGCTCGGGTATCTTTCCAACGGTCCCGGAGGTACCGGCGTAGCAACCGGACCGTTTCGGATTGTAGTTCGAGGGTCGCCGGCGGTGGGCTGGAGCCTTTCTGTATCTCACTCGGGAGGTACACTGTCCCGGCTTCGAGATCGACGTGGTCGACGTCAAGAGCGCACAACTCTCCGGCGCGTAGGCCGGCGTCATACAGTAGGGCGACAATCGCCTCGTTACGGTCTTGAAGGTACGTCGGGACGGCCTCGGTGAGACACACGTCCCGCATTTGGTCGACCTGCTCGGGTTTGAGCCAGGTACGGGCGCGGCCGTTGCTATCGGTGTGTTGAACGTCGGGATTCGTTACGTCGGTGTGTGTCGTCGACATGGTTCTTAAACGGTGGTCGGTGGTTCGGGTGCGAACGTCGGGGTTTGTAGTAAACTACGACGTTCGCCGGACGCCGTGACACACCTCGAAGGGTGGGTACATTACAGTACGTCAGACAAAGCGGCCGGCGTTACTCCTCGCCGGCGCTCGGGTTCGGGGCCTCGAACCCCTCGCGGTAGCAGGGCCAACACGGGAGATCGGCCTCGGCGTCCCAACAGGCACAGTCCTCGGGACGGCCGTCAAAGTCGGTTAGTTCGGTGGCGGTTCCTTCTTGCGTGGGGAGTTCGTTCGTCGACATGGCTTTCCTCCAGAAAGCCGGCCTCGGTGTCCTAGCACCGGGGCGTTTCAACGCCCCCGAGGAGACCGTCTTTCCTTGCTCATACCTTAGAAGGCACTAACAATAAAACCACCGATTAGGCGCGTTTGTATCGGGTATTCTCGGGTTTA is from Halorientalis litorea and encodes:
- a CDS encoding ribbon-helix-helix domain-containing protein produces the protein MSTLNVKVPDEMEEDIQAFLEEHPHYLNKSELVRDALRHLIESPRLSARAREDIRISREQIDAGDTVALEDLE
- a CDS encoding type II toxin-antitoxin system RelE family toxin, with amino-acid sequence MTEVLLSERARDRLSDLETEIQERIKDALRELNPDRDLSRLSGEDVYKLRVGDYRVIADWDREEGKVYVLTVGHRRNIYDRDW
- a CDS encoding site-specific integrase — encoded protein: MSTTHTDVTNPDVQHTDSNGRARTWLKPEQVDQMRDVCLTEAVPTYLQDRNEAIVALLYDAGLRAGELCALDVDHVDLEAGTVYLPSEIQKGSSPPPATLELQSETVRLLRRYLRDRWKDTRALFPTRSSDRLSTRSLQRLIEKLAVEAEIHPHVAGGGVGDPEDVTPHTLRHSVAYRIIQVEGDRLEDVQLRLRHANRQTTDQIYSHLVPR